In one Chitinophaga sancti genomic region, the following are encoded:
- a CDS encoding helix-turn-helix domain-containing protein, giving the protein MSPDQIIKINTVEEFTEKFGFPSSGHPLLSVNRLAGVNYTLPPKQTTQFNLYSIVFKQGVKGTSLYGWREYDFSKGQMNFFAPGQIMQWDETVDHSRSSGWLLVFHPDFIRKYPLGNKITRLKYFSYETNEALHMSDAERLIIENIIEHIAGECSNNIDEHSQDIIVSQIDLLLNYADRFYKRQFRTRFSVESDIVFRFQSVLQMHFENEQRQLITVSDIAGELSMSTHYLSELLRNITGMSAQQHIHAFVIDKAKSLLLTTNLTISEVAYRLGFEYPGYFNRLFKNKTGQTPLEFRNMN; this is encoded by the coding sequence ATGTCACCAGATCAAATCATAAAGATCAATACCGTAGAAGAATTCACAGAAAAGTTCGGTTTCCCTTCTTCCGGGCATCCGCTCCTAAGTGTAAACCGCCTGGCAGGAGTGAATTACACACTTCCCCCAAAGCAAACCACCCAGTTCAATCTATATTCAATTGTTTTCAAACAAGGCGTAAAAGGCACATCCTTATACGGTTGGCGGGAATATGACTTCAGTAAAGGCCAGATGAATTTCTTCGCCCCGGGGCAGATCATGCAATGGGATGAAACAGTCGATCACTCCAGGTCATCCGGCTGGTTGCTGGTATTTCATCCGGATTTTATCCGCAAATACCCACTTGGCAATAAGATCACCAGGCTGAAGTATTTTTCCTATGAAACAAATGAAGCCCTGCATATGTCAGATGCAGAAAGGTTAATTATAGAGAATATCATTGAACACATCGCCGGTGAATGTAGCAATAACATTGATGAGCACAGCCAGGACATCATCGTATCACAGATAGACCTGCTGCTGAATTATGCAGATCGGTTTTATAAAAGGCAATTCAGAACGAGGTTTAGTGTGGAGAGTGATATCGTGTTTCGTTTTCAGTCAGTATTGCAAATGCATTTTGAAAATGAGCAGCGTCAATTGATCACTGTGAGTGACATTGCAGGAGAGTTATCCATGTCGACACATTACCTGAGTGAGTTGCTACGGAATATTACAGGCATGAGTGCGCAACAGCATATCCATGCGTTTGTAATTGATAAGGCAAAGAGTTTATTGCTTACTACGAATTTAACCATTAGTGAAGTGGCTTACAGGCTAGGATTTGAGTATCCGGGGTATTTTAACAGGTTGTTTAAAAATAAGACGGGGCAGACGCCGCTGGAGTTTAGAAATATGAATTAG
- a CDS encoding DUF2750 domain-containing protein → MISEKEINALINQDANIRFEYTVKRIADFELVWVIEKAEKFILLGDNFGNYIFPIWPFKEFAEIFCVGEYADCRVSSIPLDEFLEVDIPHFREQGFKMSLFPLSTGKGGVVDIEMFLGVLGEELDKY, encoded by the coding sequence ATGATCAGCGAAAAGGAAATCAATGCCCTGATCAATCAGGATGCTAATATTCGTTTTGAATATACCGTTAAAAGAATAGCGGATTTTGAGCTTGTTTGGGTGATTGAGAAAGCAGAGAAATTTATTTTATTAGGTGACAATTTTGGCAATTATATATTTCCTATTTGGCCGTTTAAAGAATTTGCAGAAATTTTTTGCGTTGGAGAATATGCAGATTGCAGGGTCAGTTCTATTCCTTTGGACGAGTTTTTGGAAGTCGACATTCCTCATTTTCGGGAACAAGGTTTTAAAATGTCTTTGTTCCCCCTTAGCACGGGCAAAGGTGGGGTTGTAGATATTGAAATGTTTTTAGGGGTGCTGGGGGAAGAATTGGATAAGTACTAG
- a CDS encoding transposase, whose product MKDWRLIQVIQEMYRQQAEMYKNREDKISDRIVSIYQPHVRPIPRGKDRISTEFGSKQLVMLKDGYTHIEKLSWDNYKEGSLLTESLETYKRLFGCYPERVLGDQLFGTRENRRFMNGKGIRYVGKPLGRPSSNSKEQKRLLQKEMPERNAIEGKFGQGKNGYGLGKIKARLKDTAESWVMSIYFVMNLLKLAAGSLLSVLQIYYWLVTEGYLTTMGNRSYTQFISRYLRH is encoded by the coding sequence ATGAAAGACTGGAGGTTAATACAGGTGATCCAGGAGATGTATCGTCAGCAGGCAGAGATGTATAAGAATAGAGAGGATAAAATATCGGATCGGATTGTAAGTATCTATCAACCGCATGTACGTCCAATACCGAGAGGTAAAGACCGTATATCAACAGAGTTTGGCAGCAAGCAACTGGTGATGTTGAAAGATGGCTACACCCATATAGAAAAACTGAGCTGGGATAATTACAAAGAAGGTTCATTGTTGACCGAAAGCCTTGAAACATATAAACGCTTGTTTGGTTGCTATCCTGAGCGTGTATTGGGAGATCAGTTGTTTGGTACACGTGAAAACAGACGATTCATGAATGGAAAAGGAATCCGTTATGTGGGCAAGCCATTGGGTCGGCCCTCATCAAATAGTAAGGAGCAAAAGCGATTATTGCAAAAGGAGATGCCGGAACGAAATGCGATCGAAGGGAAGTTTGGACAGGGGAAAAATGGATATGGACTGGGCAAAATCAAGGCCCGCCTCAAGGATACAGCTGAGAGTTGGGTGATGTCCATATACTTTGTTATGAATCTGCTTAAACTGGCAGCAGGTTCTTTGTTGTCAGTACTGCAGATCTATTACTGGCTGGTAACAGAGGGCTATTTGACCACAATGGGGAATAGATCCTATACACAATTTATATCCCGATATCTGAGACATTAA
- a CDS encoding transposase: protein MIRYTPAKQLTLEGFSTPFSQQLSTTNRWVILAAKIPWDKLADVYYKKMRADFGAPTLSARMVIGAVIIKHILNIDDREVVAQITENIYLQYFVGLSSFQKEAPFDASLMVSIRKRLGIDLMSD from the coding sequence ATGATACGTTACACTCCTGCAAAACAATTGACCTTAGAAGGATTTTCAACTCCTTTTTCGCAGCAATTATCCACTACTAACCGATGGGTTATACTAGCTGCAAAGATTCCGTGGGACAAACTGGCGGACGTGTATTATAAAAAAATGCGGGCAGATTTCGGTGCTCCAACATTGAGTGCCCGGATGGTAATAGGTGCAGTGATCATCAAACATATACTTAACATTGATGATCGGGAGGTGGTAGCGCAGATCACGGAAAATATATATCTGCAATATTTTGTAGGCTTAAGCAGTTTTCAAAAGGAGGCTCCCTTTGATGCATCGTTGATGGTCAGTATTAGAAAAAGATTAGGCATAGATTTGATGTCCGATTGA
- a CDS encoding RICIN domain-containing protein, producing MQNIYGIRNVKTGKGLRPYNAYWWTGNKLILHEFRNWKCMTWQFKEMGHNIYQLKNLSTRKTFEAISSGQAGSGLWQQVLQQDSAQFWEFIRQTDDQFLIRQAETDLYLTISSAKENSNILLMPLNYAEEQLWQLVEQHPWQ from the coding sequence ATGCAAAACATTTACGGTATCCGGAATGTAAAAACAGGCAAGGGCCTGCGGCCTTACAATGCATACTGGTGGACTGGAAATAAATTAATCCTTCATGAATTTAGAAACTGGAAATGCATGACCTGGCAGTTCAAAGAGATGGGGCATAACATTTACCAGTTGAAGAACCTGTCTACCCGGAAAACATTTGAAGCCATTTCTTCCGGGCAGGCCGGATCAGGTTTGTGGCAGCAGGTTCTACAACAGGATAGTGCGCAGTTTTGGGAGTTTATCAGGCAAACGGATGATCAGTTCCTGATCAGGCAAGCGGAGACAGATTTGTACCTGACGATTTCATCTGCAAAAGAGAACTCAAACATCCTGCTGATGCCGCTTAATTATGCTGAAGAACAGTTGTGGCAATTGGTAGAACAGCATCCCTGGCAGTAA
- a CDS encoding DUF7003 family protein, which yields MTTFTEKEILTQLDLAFDGEISQYYPAGRPQDIKYNFFLDLEHGYFLTAGSKIHLFSDSTRWAIVFEKSGYQNRSFSADIELDYIGNCINYPVDEYQERNYITNATNITLIDRSEFERIRNKQGSEMETFELIDPTIKEVKVRDTIIPFDNNYKNYEKMGIKVRAHENTKQLIGYGDLVRYLNETNSSIISATQEDIRKYIPKDLPWLMTINKFHFESVYDKGNPPHRQEIYQLLAKILVTRNTKNWQPTQKANNHWTNWESGNL from the coding sequence TTGACGACTTTTACCGAAAAAGAAATACTGACTCAACTGGACCTTGCTTTTGACGGTGAAATTTCTCAATATTATCCGGCTGGCCGCCCCCAGGATATTAAATATAATTTCTTTCTTGACCTTGAACATGGCTATTTTTTAACTGCAGGAAGCAAAATTCATTTATTCTCAGACTCTACAAGATGGGCGATTGTGTTTGAAAAAAGTGGTTATCAAAACCGATCATTCTCCGCTGATATAGAATTAGATTACATTGGCAATTGCATTAATTATCCTGTAGACGAATACCAGGAAAGAAATTATATCACTAACGCCACCAACATCACATTAATTGATCGGTCGGAATTTGAAAGAATCAGGAACAAACAGGGATCTGAAATGGAAACTTTTGAACTCATTGATCCTACTATAAAGGAAGTAAAAGTTCGCGATACAATTATACCTTTCGACAACAACTATAAAAATTATGAAAAAATGGGTATTAAAGTAAGAGCGCACGAAAACACGAAACAACTTATTGGATACGGAGATCTTGTCCGGTATTTAAACGAAACAAATAGCTCTATTATCAGCGCTACGCAGGAAGATATCCGAAAGTATATCCCCAAAGATCTACCCTGGCTAATGACCATCAATAAGTTTCATTTTGAGAGCGTTTACGACAAAGGAAACCCGCCTCATAGACAAGAAATATACCAGCTACTAGCGAAGATATTAGTGACCAGGAATACAAAGAACTGGCAGCCTACACAGAAAGCAAATAATCACTGGACAAACTGGGAATCCGGGAACTTATAA
- a CDS encoding thioredoxin family protein — translation MIKSIVLYIVFIFSLHQIHAQGIQFATTDLATALDLARQQNKLVFVDVYTDWCAPCKKMEKTIFPQAKVGQLYNENFISCRVNGEKDKGPDIVKKYRVGAYPTFLFINPEGELVAKGSGYEESADPFLELGRSAIRKKAMNFSFSRMKHNYEKNKNNKQFLAAYIEALDSLELKEDVVPLLDQYCKMITTPSGADYNFLLKHVFRANSAAFDILLNNQADAYQYFNKDSLFPDNKSTRQFLFESKLNNTIIETIMDAISTRDEQKFRQAIFKDRKIDHQNPKYPLTVFSFSAQFYTTMKDTMSLLQLLHRFSDTLLPAILPRASSLDSLYTMQVQEPGWKGTYIFYLANTMDNAADKYLLNSRKKSDFQRALTLSNQVLRLAPGKPMFINTSARAYYLLNEKERAIQLQKQAVKLSEDIPSLHNKFMSQLADMQAGKRII, via the coding sequence ATGATAAAATCTATTGTTCTTTATATTGTATTCATCTTTAGCTTACATCAAATCCACGCACAAGGTATTCAATTTGCGACGACAGATCTGGCTACCGCCCTGGACCTTGCCAGGCAGCAAAATAAGCTTGTCTTTGTAGATGTTTATACAGACTGGTGTGCGCCCTGCAAGAAAATGGAGAAGACCATTTTTCCACAGGCAAAAGTTGGTCAGTTGTATAATGAAAACTTTATTAGCTGCAGGGTGAACGGAGAAAAAGACAAAGGGCCGGATATTGTAAAAAAGTATAGGGTAGGCGCATATCCTACATTTCTTTTTATCAATCCTGAGGGGGAATTGGTTGCTAAAGGATCAGGTTATGAGGAAAGTGCTGATCCCTTCCTGGAATTGGGAAGATCTGCCATCCGTAAAAAAGCGATGAACTTTTCGTTTAGCCGGATGAAACATAATTATGAGAAGAATAAAAACAATAAACAATTTCTGGCAGCCTATATAGAAGCACTTGATAGCCTGGAATTGAAAGAAGATGTTGTTCCACTGTTGGATCAATACTGCAAAATGATCACGACGCCTTCTGGTGCTGATTACAATTTTTTACTCAAACATGTATTCCGGGCTAATTCGGCCGCCTTCGATATACTGTTAAACAATCAGGCTGATGCATATCAATACTTTAATAAAGATTCACTATTCCCGGATAATAAATCAACCAGGCAGTTTCTGTTCGAATCAAAATTAAATAACACCATAATTGAAACCATTATGGATGCTATATCAACACGGGATGAACAGAAATTTCGCCAGGCCATTTTCAAAGACAGGAAGATTGACCATCAGAACCCCAAATATCCACTGACGGTCTTTTCTTTTAGTGCGCAGTTCTATACAACGATGAAGGACACAATGTCTTTACTACAGTTATTACATCGTTTCTCTGACACCCTCCTACCTGCCATACTGCCCCGGGCATCTTCACTGGACAGTCTGTATACCATGCAGGTTCAGGAGCCCGGTTGGAAAGGCACTTATATATTCTATCTTGCCAACACAATGGATAATGCAGCAGATAAGTACCTCCTGAATAGCAGGAAAAAGAGTGATTTTCAAAGGGCATTAACATTAAGTAATCAGGTATTGAGATTAGCACCAGGTAAGCCGATGTTTATAAATACCAGCGCCAGAGCATATTACTTACTAAATGAGAAGGAACGAGCCATACAGCTTCAAAAACAGGCTGTAAAATTGAGCGAAGATATTCCATCACTACATAACAAATTCATGTCTCAGCTGGCTGATATGCAGGCTGGGAAAAGGATCATTTAA